One Nitrospira sp. DNA window includes the following coding sequences:
- a CDS encoding Transcriptional regulator MraZ, with protein sequence MFAGEYLCKVDEKGRFLIPSPLREHLEAEGNQVMFLKNAEQSLWVYSAKEWEKVLERTKTTLDEDQSRLFMHYVVSEAGTSEIDKAGRVLIPGRLRKLVPMDEDQEIILVGLYHRMEIWNPAEWRRYISKTEDRYEQNMAKILNLL encoded by the coding sequence ATGTTCGCCGGAGAGTACCTCTGCAAAGTCGATGAAAAGGGGCGCTTCTTGATTCCCTCTCCCCTCCGGGAACATCTGGAGGCCGAAGGCAATCAGGTGATGTTCCTGAAAAACGCCGAACAGTCTCTCTGGGTGTACTCTGCCAAGGAATGGGAAAAGGTGTTGGAGCGGACCAAAACCACGTTGGACGAGGACCAGAGCCGCCTGTTCATGCATTATGTCGTGTCGGAAGCCGGAACCTCGGAGATCGATAAAGCGGGGCGTGTGTTGATTCCAGGACGCCTTCGTAAACTCGTGCCGATGGACGAAGACCAGGAAATCATTCTCGTGGGCTTGTATCACCGCATGGAAATCTGGAATCCGGCGGAATGGCGGCGGTACATCTCAAAAACCGAGGATCGGTACGAACAAAACATGGCCAAGATCCTCAATCTTCTCTAG
- a CDS encoding Undecaprenyl-diphosphatase: MMMNWSPELAVILGIIEGLTEFLPVSSTGHLILAGHALGFTGDIASNVEISIQLGAILAIIAYERTKLAALASHTIREQREFRSLVAARGATAWTAILQKSIHAHPNLWFVIGLGLAFLPAALVGFFAHKSIKAHLFAPATVAASLIIGGLIILAVERMRNRVRTTELLQVTPRSALWIGLAQCVSLIPGMSRSGSTIVGGLLAGLDRRVATEYSFFLALPTMIIATIYQMLKSQAVFTQQDYVALGVGLVVSFVVAWAVIAAFLTFVQRHSLRVFAYYRMVLGIIVLLVVH; the protein is encoded by the coding sequence ATGATGATGAACTGGAGCCCGGAGCTCGCCGTCATTCTCGGCATCATCGAAGGCCTGACGGAATTTCTTCCCGTCTCCTCGACAGGCCATCTGATTCTCGCCGGGCATGCCCTCGGATTCACGGGAGACATCGCCTCGAACGTGGAGATTTCGATTCAGCTGGGGGCGATTCTGGCCATCATCGCCTATGAGCGCACCAAACTCGCGGCGCTCGCCTCCCACACCATCCGTGAACAACGAGAATTTCGTTCGCTGGTGGCGGCACGCGGAGCCACCGCATGGACGGCGATCCTCCAGAAGTCTATTCACGCCCATCCCAACCTCTGGTTCGTCATCGGACTGGGATTGGCCTTCCTGCCCGCAGCGCTCGTGGGGTTCTTCGCGCATAAGTCGATCAAGGCCCATCTCTTTGCACCGGCGACCGTCGCAGCATCGCTGATCATCGGGGGCCTCATTATTCTGGCGGTGGAGCGGATGCGAAACCGCGTGCGCACCACGGAACTCCTCCAGGTCACGCCTCGGTCGGCTCTCTGGATCGGCCTCGCGCAGTGCGTTTCCCTGATCCCAGGCATGTCCCGCTCCGGTTCGACGATCGTCGGCGGCCTCCTGGCCGGGCTCGACCGCCGCGTCGCCACCGAATATTCCTTCTTTCTGGCCCTCCCGACGATGATCATCGCCACCATCTACCAGATGCTGAAGTCCCAAGCCGTCTTTACCCAGCAGGACTATGTCGCCCTCGGGGTCGGGCTGGTGGTGTCGTTCGTAGTCGCCTGGGCGGTCATCGCCGCCTTTCTCACCTTCGTGCAACGCCACAGCCTGCGGGTATTCGCCTACTATCGCATGGTGCTGGGCATCATCGTGCTCTTGGTCGTCCACTAA
- a CDS encoding Macrolide-specific efflux protein MacA, producing MRRLSLIAGVLAIGLAIAGYVLFNGERKTPVRYRTVPVERGTIVSLVTATGTINPITTIQVGSQVSGMIESLHADFNSKVKANQVVARIDPFPYQARRDQAAASLANAKAAFDKARIDQAQRRRELDRAKALVGQQFVSQNELDVALTASEGALAQVKVTEAAVKQAEAMLEAAQLDLKYTVIRSPVDGVVISRLVEVGQRISASFSIPTLFLIAENVTKMQVDTNVSEADIGGVAEGKEAFFTVDAYPGEFFHGRVRQVRNAPINIQNVVTYDVVVEFENPNFRLKPGMTANVSIVVARKDQILKVPNSALRFTPPKGATGDGVVVKPAKGEEPGGGRPLGGGAPESASRLRTLWKQGADDELERIQVEMGISDGAFAEISSAEINEGDEVIIGLEVLRGDRKGGDLPPGFGSGQQRGQRRDRGI from the coding sequence ATGCGCCGTCTCAGTTTGATCGCCGGAGTGCTCGCGATCGGCCTTGCGATCGCGGGGTACGTGCTGTTCAACGGCGAGCGGAAAACTCCGGTGCGGTATCGTACCGTTCCCGTCGAACGGGGGACGATCGTGTCCCTGGTGACGGCGACGGGTACGATCAACCCCATTACCACGATCCAGGTCGGCAGTCAGGTGTCCGGCATGATCGAAAGTCTCCATGCGGATTTCAATTCCAAGGTCAAGGCGAACCAGGTGGTGGCGCGCATCGATCCCTTTCCCTACCAAGCTAGGCGCGATCAGGCTGCCGCAAGTTTGGCCAACGCGAAGGCGGCGTTCGACAAGGCGCGGATCGACCAGGCCCAGCGGCGACGAGAGCTCGATCGGGCCAAGGCGCTGGTCGGACAGCAATTCGTCTCGCAAAACGAACTCGATGTCGCCCTGACGGCATCTGAAGGGGCATTGGCGCAAGTGAAGGTCACGGAAGCGGCCGTCAAGCAGGCGGAGGCGATGTTGGAAGCGGCTCAATTGGACCTGAAGTATACCGTGATCCGCTCACCGGTCGATGGAGTGGTCATTTCCAGGCTCGTCGAGGTCGGGCAACGAATCTCCGCCAGCTTTTCCATTCCCACCCTGTTCTTGATCGCTGAAAATGTGACGAAAATGCAAGTCGATACCAATGTCAGCGAAGCCGACATCGGCGGCGTGGCCGAAGGAAAGGAAGCCTTCTTCACGGTGGATGCCTATCCGGGAGAGTTCTTTCACGGACGGGTGCGGCAGGTCAGAAATGCGCCGATCAACATTCAGAATGTGGTGACCTACGACGTCGTGGTCGAATTCGAGAACCCGAATTTTCGTTTGAAACCGGGCATGACGGCCAATGTGTCCATTGTCGTGGCCAGGAAAGATCAGATTCTCAAGGTGCCGAACTCGGCGCTGCGCTTTACCCCTCCGAAAGGAGCGACCGGGGACGGGGTGGTCGTCAAGCCTGCGAAGGGAGAGGAGCCGGGGGGAGGACGTCCGCTCGGAGGCGGGGCGCCGGAATCGGCAAGCCGCCTGCGCACCCTGTGGAAACAGGGTGCCGACGACGAGTTGGAACGTATTCAGGTGGAGATGGGGATCTCCGACGGAGCCTTTGCTGAAATCAGTTCCGCCGAGATCAACGAGGGCGATGAGGTCATCATCGGTCTCGAGGTTTTGCGCGGCGATCGCAAGGGTGGTGACCTTCCCCCTGGTTTTGGCTCCGGACAACAGCGCGGCCAGCGGCGTGATCGGGGGATCTAG
- a CDS encoding ABC-type antimicrobial peptide transport system, permease component — MFAFILLTVMTALRILSRNRLRAGLTMLGIVIGVGAVIAMVSIGQGARAVVQAQVASMGTNVIIVMPGSTTVSGVRGGQGGAVTLTVADAVEMKKRSPLLSDTGWAKRDVMQIVNGNRNWNGPVNGVSPSYLTIRDWSFTSGGPFTQTDMESAARVALIGQTMLENLFDPGEEAIGATIRIKNVPFQIVGVLAPKGQSAQGSDQDDVIFIPFTTAERKVFGSQFLGSVGALFASTEQSADLPEAVEHIREVLRSRHRLQTGQADDFTIRTQVDIGKVQEGTSRTLTVLLFAIASVSLLVGGIGIMNILLVSVTERTREIGVRMAVGAKRLHILSQFLIEAVTLSLVGGVVGVIVGIVGARLTTVIAGWPTIISLDAIVIAVIFSLAVGIFFGLYPANKAARLNPIEALRYE; from the coding sequence ATGTTCGCCTTCATTCTGCTGACCGTTATGACCGCGTTGCGGATTCTGAGCCGGAACCGCCTTCGCGCCGGGCTGACCATGCTCGGCATCGTGATCGGTGTGGGTGCCGTCATCGCCATGGTGAGCATCGGACAGGGAGCCCGCGCTGTGGTTCAGGCGCAGGTCGCCAGCATGGGGACCAACGTGATCATCGTCATGCCGGGATCCACGACCGTGAGCGGAGTCCGGGGCGGGCAGGGTGGGGCGGTGACCTTGACGGTGGCGGATGCGGTGGAAATGAAAAAGCGGAGTCCCCTGCTGTCGGACACCGGATGGGCCAAACGGGATGTGATGCAAATCGTCAACGGAAACCGCAATTGGAACGGACCGGTCAACGGAGTCTCGCCGAGTTATCTCACCATCCGTGATTGGTCGTTCACAAGCGGAGGACCGTTCACCCAGACGGATATGGAAAGCGCGGCCCGCGTGGCGTTGATCGGCCAGACGATGCTGGAGAACCTGTTCGATCCAGGCGAGGAGGCGATCGGCGCGACGATCCGCATCAAAAACGTGCCGTTCCAAATTGTCGGTGTGTTGGCGCCCAAGGGTCAGTCGGCCCAGGGCTCCGATCAAGACGACGTCATCTTCATTCCCTTCACGACGGCGGAGCGGAAGGTGTTCGGCAGTCAGTTTCTGGGGTCGGTCGGGGCCTTGTTTGCGTCAACCGAGCAGAGCGCCGATTTGCCCGAGGCGGTGGAGCACATTCGCGAAGTCTTGCGGTCCCGCCACCGTCTTCAGACCGGGCAGGCGGATGACTTCACCATCCGGACTCAGGTCGACATCGGCAAGGTGCAGGAGGGTACGAGCCGGACCTTGACGGTCTTGCTGTTCGCCATCGCTTCGGTGTCGCTGCTGGTCGGCGGCATCGGGATCATGAACATTCTCCTCGTCTCGGTCACGGAGCGGACGAGGGAAATCGGGGTGCGCATGGCGGTCGGTGCCAAGCGGCTGCATATCCTGTCGCAGTTTCTGATCGAAGCCGTGACCTTGAGTCTGGTCGGCGGCGTCGTCGGGGTCATCGTCGGCATCGTCGGCGCCCGGCTCACGACCGTTATTGCAGGATGGCCGACGATCATTTCTCTCGATGCCATCGTCATTGCGGTGATCTTCTCCCTGGCCGTCGGGATCTTCTTCGGTCTCTACCCTGCCAATAAAGCGGCACGGCTCAATCCCATCGAAGCCCTGCGTTACGAGTAG
- a CDS encoding ABC-type antimicrobial peptide transport system, ATPase component — protein MGSLIECEDIWKIYRVGDIEVQALRGINLTIDRGEFVAVMGTSGSGKSTLMNILGCLDQPTRGRYRLDGLDVGTAKPDLLAELRNRQIGFVFQNFNLIPRTSALENAQLPLFYRGVSIKEQRKQAAAALGRVGLVGREQHYPTQLSGGQQQRVAIARALVGAPSILFADEPTGNLDTGSSREIMDILERLNREDGITVILVTHESDIAAYASRELIMTDGQVVQDIRRAPHLSAVR, from the coding sequence ATGGGTTCCTTGATCGAGTGTGAAGACATCTGGAAGATCTATCGCGTCGGCGACATCGAGGTCCAGGCCTTGCGGGGAATCAACTTGACCATCGATCGGGGCGAATTCGTGGCCGTGATGGGTACGTCCGGATCAGGCAAATCCACCCTGATGAATATTCTTGGTTGCCTCGACCAGCCGACTCGTGGTCGGTACAGGCTGGATGGGTTGGATGTGGGGACGGCGAAGCCGGATCTTCTGGCGGAGCTTCGCAATCGGCAGATCGGCTTCGTGTTTCAGAACTTCAACCTCATTCCCAGAACCAGCGCGTTGGAAAACGCCCAGCTACCGCTGTTCTACCGTGGAGTCTCGATCAAGGAGCAGCGGAAGCAGGCCGCTGCCGCGTTGGGGCGCGTCGGGTTGGTCGGCCGGGAACAGCACTATCCGACCCAATTGTCCGGCGGCCAGCAACAGCGTGTCGCCATTGCGCGGGCGTTGGTCGGGGCTCCCTCGATCCTCTTCGCGGACGAACCCACCGGCAACCTCGATACGGGCTCGAGCCGGGAAATCATGGATATTCTCGAGCGCCTCAACCGCGAGGACGGGATTACCGTCATTCTGGTGACGCATGAATCAGACATCGCCGCCTATGCGTCCCGCGAACTCATCATGACCGATGGACAGGTTGTGCAGGATATTCGACGGGCTCCCCACCTGTCCGCCGTACGGTAG
- a CDS encoding Metal-dependent phosphohydrolase produces the protein MHVAKLDVAWFRSPFLRHSFLVRTEEQIDKLRRAGVKHLQIDPSRGIDLPEASDPLPARPPAVAQLWSTTGEGKPAVRSLAAMTEELQAARAARAQLEQSVQSTFSRITKTGAVDPEEAKHTVHEISAVARTLTTHALFIVFSQGRSGNASLSQHALATCSFSMILAHAAAYDLFALQDLATGALLHDIGLLQVPSTILRRIHDTSTAISEQGRKTYESHARCGAILLERQGGFAPSVEQIVAEHHAYLNGSGFPAETGGAFTSDMTRIVMVTDRYDELLTGFGGASPLTPHQSLQRLYQEGQEGKYENRLISLFVKVLGIYPVYSHVELTTGERAIVTVINSSKLHQPIVTITQDPSGNPYIVPLVIDLANQDEQAPVRGIRSVLGTMPSEFERTLH, from the coding sequence ATGCACGTCGCCAAACTGGACGTCGCCTGGTTTCGCTCACCCTTTCTGCGGCATTCGTTTCTGGTTCGCACGGAGGAGCAGATCGACAAGTTACGGCGCGCCGGGGTCAAACACCTGCAGATCGACCCGAGCCGCGGCATCGACCTGCCTGAAGCATCCGATCCGTTACCGGCGCGACCGCCTGCCGTCGCTCAATTGTGGTCCACAACGGGAGAAGGCAAACCTGCAGTCCGGTCCCTCGCCGCCATGACGGAGGAACTGCAGGCCGCTCGAGCCGCACGCGCACAACTCGAACAGTCGGTGCAATCGACCTTTTCACGCATCACGAAAACCGGTGCCGTCGATCCGGAGGAGGCCAAACACACGGTCCATGAAATCAGCGCCGTCGCCCGGACCCTGACCACCCATGCCCTGTTCATTGTCTTCAGCCAAGGCCGGAGTGGCAATGCCTCTCTCAGCCAGCATGCGCTCGCGACCTGCAGCTTTTCGATGATCCTCGCCCATGCCGCGGCCTACGACCTCTTTGCGCTGCAAGACCTCGCCACTGGGGCGCTCCTGCATGACATCGGGTTGCTGCAGGTCCCCTCGACCATCCTCCGGCGCATCCACGATACCTCGACCGCCATCTCCGAACAGGGCCGCAAGACCTACGAATCCCATGCGCGCTGCGGCGCGATTCTTCTGGAACGTCAAGGCGGGTTCGCGCCTTCGGTCGAGCAAATCGTGGCGGAACATCACGCCTATTTGAACGGAAGCGGATTTCCGGCCGAAACAGGCGGCGCGTTCACCTCGGACATGACGCGGATCGTGATGGTGACGGACCGTTACGATGAACTCCTGACGGGATTCGGCGGCGCCTCTCCGCTGACCCCGCACCAGTCGTTGCAACGGCTCTATCAGGAAGGGCAGGAAGGAAAATACGAGAACCGACTGATTTCGCTCTTTGTGAAGGTGCTGGGCATTTACCCCGTCTATAGCCATGTCGAACTCACGACCGGAGAGCGGGCGATCGTCACCGTGATCAACTCAAGCAAACTGCACCAGCCCATCGTGACGATCACCCAGGATCCATCGGGCAATCCCTATATCGTCCCGCTCGTGATCGACCTCGCCAACCAGGATGAACAGGCTCCGGTTCGCGGCATTCGTTCGGTCTTGGGAACGATGCCGTCGGAATTTGAACGGACCCTCCACTGA
- a CDS encoding putative regulatory protein, FmdB family — translation MPIYEYRCRQCGKRTSRLVLSISAPPPQSCGHCRSHDLERLMSRFGSPKSEEARLEALTDPSHLGGLDENDPQSMARFMKKMGQEMGEDLGEDVEAAMEGGELPSTDMDSTDLD, via the coding sequence ATGCCGATCTACGAATACCGCTGCCGGCAATGTGGAAAACGGACCAGTCGATTGGTCCTGAGCATCAGTGCTCCTCCGCCACAATCCTGTGGCCATTGTCGCAGTCACGACCTGGAACGGCTGATGTCACGGTTTGGCTCTCCGAAATCAGAAGAGGCACGGCTCGAAGCCCTGACCGATCCAAGCCATTTGGGCGGACTGGATGAAAACGACCCGCAAAGCATGGCCCGATTCATGAAAAAAATGGGGCAGGAAATGGGAGAAGATCTCGGGGAGGACGTCGAGGCCGCGATGGAGGGAGGAGAACTGCCATCGACCGATATGGACTCCACCGACCTCGACTGA
- a CDS encoding Endodeoxyribonuclease RusA: MRVTAESIGLTLPVPPSVNHQYATVNGRRLLSAKGRAYKEFVGQQILVALAQSPHRDTLRQALRQASLSLSIHFFFASVLRRDTDGGLKITQDALCEGLGLNDNRVTETHLYKHQDRDDPRMEILLSVAPPVSPEPARPATLTTAVPAHPEHPSRAPRDR, translated from the coding sequence GTGCGGGTCACAGCAGAGTCGATCGGGCTGACCTTGCCCGTTCCTCCCAGCGTGAATCATCAATATGCCACCGTCAACGGCCGCCGCCTGCTCTCCGCCAAGGGACGCGCGTACAAGGAATTCGTCGGGCAGCAAATTCTCGTTGCGCTTGCCCAATCGCCCCATCGTGATACTCTGAGACAGGCCTTGCGGCAGGCGAGCCTCTCGCTGTCGATCCATTTTTTCTTTGCCTCTGTGTTGCGTCGGGATACCGATGGAGGGCTCAAAATCACGCAAGATGCCTTGTGTGAGGGGCTGGGGCTGAATGATAACCGGGTGACGGAAACACATCTTTACAAGCATCAAGATCGGGACGATCCTCGCATGGAAATACTGTTGTCTGTCGCGCCGCCCGTATCACCGGAGCCCGCTCGCCCCGCAACCCTCACGACCGCGGTTCCCGCTCATCCGGAACATCCATCTCGCGCACCGCGAGACCGATAA
- a CDS encoding Isoleucyl-tRNA synthetase has product MDYKATLNLPKTDFPMKANLPQREPEMLAQWAQERLYERIQEARRGFPRYILHDGPPYANGRIHIGHALNKILKDIIVKSKTMSGHQVPYVPGWDCHGLPIEHQVLKELGDKKRDLDALAIRKLCREYAEKYVAIQREEFQRLGVLGDWQQPYLTLNPPYEATIIREFGKFVERGGVYKGLKPVLWCTQDQTALAEAEVEYDDHTSPSIYVKFPLVSAPAVLSKAFGGLSLPADAKSASVLIWTTTPWTLPANQAVCLHADIDYAFVQVGDELLVMAEKLVESVAKACNLSAYKVVAVKKGADGFEGLETQRPLTTGLSPILLGDFVTLEQGTGCVHIAPGHGMEDYLLVLDYNAKASVGERLEILAPVDNGGKFTSAVPEFAGQQVFKANPKIVERLKENGRLLGHGSLNHSYPHCWRCKQPVIFRATEQWFVSMETNELRKEALAEIGRVQWVPPWGQDRIEGMIANRPDWCLSRQRVWGTPIPGFTCVKCGKVLAHPRVIDHVAELIAQHGTDYWFANEAGALLPADTSCEACGGTEFEKEHDILDVWFESGVSYATVLKPRQWWPADLYLEGSDQHRGWFHSALLAGVITDHRAPYKAVLTHGFVLDGVGRKMSKSAGNVVAPQDVIKQSGAEILRLWVSAQDYREDLRISQEILNHLIEAYRKIRNTCRFLLSNLYDFDPALDRVPLERLPELDRWALMKLGELIPRVRKGYDDFEFHTIFHALNNFCSVDLSAVYLDILKDRLYTFRKDSPLRRGSQTVLFDILVALTKLMAPVLSFTADEIWRMLPEAVRKDSNADSVHLAMFPEIDPSWVDQKLAERWDQLLEVRTAVQAALEVKRRDKVIGAPLEARVVIDARPGWYDLLKGYGQDLAGFFIVSDVAVQPVQDLPDSPGFTITVEKATGAKCERCWNYRPAVGTYPDHPTLCDRCVEAVR; this is encoded by the coding sequence ATGGATTACAAAGCGACCCTCAACTTGCCGAAGACCGACTTCCCGATGAAGGCGAACCTGCCGCAGCGGGAGCCGGAGATGCTTGCCCAGTGGGCGCAGGAGCGGCTGTATGAACGGATCCAGGAGGCGCGCCGAGGGTTTCCACGTTATATCCTGCACGACGGGCCGCCCTACGCGAACGGACGCATTCACATCGGTCATGCGCTCAACAAGATATTGAAAGACATCATCGTCAAGTCGAAGACGATGTCCGGCCATCAAGTGCCCTATGTGCCGGGTTGGGACTGCCACGGCCTGCCGATCGAACATCAGGTGCTGAAGGAACTGGGCGACAAGAAACGGGATCTGGACGCCCTCGCGATCCGCAAGCTTTGTAGGGAGTATGCGGAGAAATATGTCGCGATCCAGCGGGAGGAATTTCAACGCCTCGGAGTACTGGGCGACTGGCAGCAACCCTATCTCACACTCAACCCTCCCTATGAAGCGACCATCATCCGGGAGTTCGGGAAATTCGTCGAGCGCGGTGGTGTCTATAAAGGACTCAAGCCGGTTTTGTGGTGCACGCAGGACCAGACCGCGCTGGCCGAAGCCGAAGTCGAATACGACGACCACACCTCGCCTTCGATCTACGTGAAGTTTCCGTTGGTGAGTGCCCCTGCCGTTTTGAGCAAGGCCTTCGGAGGACTCTCCTTGCCTGCCGATGCCAAGTCCGCGTCGGTCCTGATCTGGACCACCACCCCCTGGACTCTGCCGGCCAACCAAGCGGTCTGTTTGCATGCCGACATCGACTACGCCTTCGTGCAGGTCGGTGACGAATTGCTGGTCATGGCTGAAAAACTGGTCGAGTCGGTCGCCAAGGCCTGCAACCTGTCGGCGTACAAGGTCGTGGCGGTGAAAAAAGGCGCCGACGGCTTCGAAGGGCTGGAGACCCAACGTCCTCTGACGACCGGCCTCTCGCCGATCCTGCTGGGCGATTTCGTGACCCTCGAACAGGGGACCGGCTGTGTGCACATCGCTCCGGGGCACGGTATGGAGGACTATCTGTTGGTGCTGGACTATAACGCGAAGGCCAGCGTCGGAGAGCGGCTCGAAATTTTGGCACCGGTGGACAACGGGGGCAAATTCACCTCGGCCGTCCCTGAGTTTGCCGGGCAACAGGTCTTCAAGGCCAATCCCAAAATTGTCGAACGCCTCAAGGAGAACGGCCGGTTGCTCGGCCACGGCTCGCTGAACCACTCCTATCCCCATTGCTGGCGCTGCAAGCAGCCGGTCATCTTCCGCGCAACCGAACAGTGGTTCGTGTCGATGGAGACCAACGAGCTGCGGAAAGAGGCGTTGGCCGAGATCGGCCGCGTCCAGTGGGTGCCGCCCTGGGGCCAGGATCGCATCGAGGGCATGATTGCGAACCGGCCCGATTGGTGCCTCTCGCGTCAGCGGGTGTGGGGGACGCCGATTCCCGGATTTACCTGTGTGAAGTGCGGCAAAGTCCTGGCCCATCCCAGAGTCATCGACCACGTGGCGGAGTTGATCGCACAACATGGCACGGACTATTGGTTTGCCAATGAAGCCGGTGCGTTGCTGCCTGCCGATACCAGTTGTGAAGCCTGCGGTGGAACGGAGTTCGAGAAGGAGCACGACATTCTGGACGTGTGGTTCGAATCCGGCGTGAGTTATGCGACGGTGCTCAAGCCTCGGCAATGGTGGCCGGCGGATCTGTACCTGGAAGGGTCCGACCAGCATCGCGGCTGGTTCCATAGTGCCTTGTTGGCCGGTGTGATCACCGATCACCGCGCGCCCTACAAGGCGGTGCTGACGCATGGATTCGTCCTTGACGGGGTCGGCCGGAAGATGTCCAAGTCGGCGGGCAATGTCGTGGCGCCGCAGGATGTGATCAAACAGTCGGGCGCCGAGATCCTTCGTCTCTGGGTGTCGGCGCAGGACTACCGCGAGGATTTACGGATTTCCCAGGAGATCCTGAACCACCTCATCGAGGCCTATCGGAAGATCCGCAATACCTGCCGCTTTCTGCTGAGCAATCTGTATGACTTCGATCCGGCGCTGGATCGCGTGCCGTTGGAGCGGTTGCCTGAACTCGATCGTTGGGCGCTCATGAAGCTGGGCGAGCTGATCCCGCGGGTGCGCAAGGGCTACGACGACTTCGAGTTCCATACGATCTTCCATGCGCTCAATAACTTCTGTTCGGTGGATTTGAGCGCGGTCTATCTCGATATCCTGAAGGATCGGCTCTACACCTTCCGCAAGGATTCGCCGTTGCGGCGCGGTTCGCAGACCGTGCTGTTCGACATCCTGGTGGCGCTGACGAAGCTGATGGCGCCGGTGTTGAGTTTCACCGCAGATGAAATCTGGCGGATGCTGCCGGAGGCGGTGCGGAAGGATTCGAATGCCGACAGCGTGCACCTGGCGATGTTTCCGGAAATCGATCCCAGCTGGGTAGACCAGAAACTGGCCGAACGGTGGGACCAACTCCTTGAGGTCAGGACGGCGGTCCAGGCGGCCCTGGAAGTGAAGCGCCGCGACAAGGTGATCGGCGCGCCGCTCGAGGCGAGGGTGGTCATCGATGCTCGGCCTGGATGGTACGATTTGTTGAAGGGCTACGGTCAGGACCTTGCGGGGTTCTTCATTGTTTCAGATGTTGCCGTGCAGCCGGTGCAGGACCTGCCGGATAGTCCTGGTTTCACGATCACGGTGGAGAAGGCGACCGGGGCCAAGTGCGAACGCTGCTGGAACTATCGCCCGGCCGTGGGGACCTATCCCGACCATCCGACGCTCTGCGACCGCTGTGTCGAGGCGGTCCGGTGA
- a CDS encoding Lipoprotein signal peptidase yields the protein MSPAVRYLLLGLLSLVIVVADQATKAQVMQTMRLHESIPVVSNFFSITYIRNPGAAFGFLSSSSGSFRFVFFGVTSLFALGLLGTILVRMPKHNWMGQLSVAGILGGAIGNLLDRLRYGEVIDFLDFYFNAYHFPAFNVADSAITVGVGFLILHFALEKHPDDAPVLQENRPS from the coding sequence GTGAGCCCTGCCGTCCGATACCTGCTGCTGGGCCTCCTCAGCCTCGTGATCGTGGTGGCGGATCAGGCCACGAAAGCGCAGGTCATGCAAACCATGCGGCTGCATGAGTCCATCCCCGTGGTCTCCAATTTCTTCAGCATCACGTACATCCGCAATCCCGGCGCGGCGTTCGGGTTCTTGTCGTCCAGCAGCGGGTCGTTCCGCTTCGTGTTTTTCGGCGTGACGTCGCTCTTTGCCTTGGGATTGCTGGGAACGATCCTGGTTCGCATGCCGAAGCACAATTGGATGGGGCAACTCAGTGTGGCAGGGATTCTCGGCGGGGCGATCGGGAATTTACTGGACCGCCTGCGTTACGGGGAAGTGATCGATTTTCTGGACTTTTATTTTAACGCCTACCATTTCCCGGCCTTCAACGTCGCCGATTCGGCGATTACGGTCGGGGTGGGGTTCCTGATTCTCCACTTTGCCCTCGAAAAGCACCCGGATGATGCCCCGGTGCTTCAGGAGAACCGTCCCTCTTAG